The following proteins come from a genomic window of Alicyclobacillus dauci:
- a CDS encoding YbfB/YjiJ family MFS transporter produces MGEYKEMLRSSSKRNSILPVIGGLLGLAVAMGIGRFAYTPLLPAMRLHTHFSTAFAGVLASWNYFGYLVGAILVAMLPARLQTDMRFRYRIVVLGLIGSVVSTACMGLTSSHDWWCVSRGVGGLFSAVVLVISSSLVMDWLARRGNVQEAGILYSGVGVGIAITGILVPYLTSSGGWQLGWLGLGCLGGVLTILASVFLRTVGDVNSNDHHSTNKHQPDLKSPFPLWSITLVYGLEGLGYIVMATFITDFFHDEKTVAWLGTVSWVFVGLAGAPSTWLWTKVARVWGGGRATMTAFMTQAVGILLPVIHSGIWEAIIGSILFGGTFMGITSLALSIGRMCSPDRAGTVIGMMTTMFSIGQVLGPILAGMITTQTHTFRLAMMLSGFTILAAALLLWCTRKE; encoded by the coding sequence GTGGGTGAGTATAAAGAAATGTTAAGGTCAAGCTCGAAGAGAAATTCCATTCTCCCCGTTATCGGTGGGCTATTGGGCCTTGCGGTGGCCATGGGGATCGGGCGTTTTGCTTATACACCACTTCTTCCCGCTATGCGACTACACACTCATTTTTCCACTGCGTTTGCCGGTGTTCTTGCATCTTGGAATTATTTTGGGTATCTCGTTGGAGCCATTCTTGTTGCTATGTTACCGGCGCGTTTACAAACAGACATGAGGTTCCGGTATCGAATCGTCGTATTAGGGTTAATCGGAAGTGTGGTTAGTACGGCATGTATGGGACTAACAAGTTCCCACGATTGGTGGTGTGTCTCACGAGGAGTCGGCGGTCTATTCAGTGCGGTTGTACTTGTTATATCGTCGAGCCTTGTGATGGATTGGCTGGCAAGGAGAGGAAATGTCCAAGAAGCCGGGATCCTATACTCTGGGGTTGGAGTCGGGATCGCAATCACCGGCATACTCGTACCGTACCTGACCAGCAGCGGTGGATGGCAGCTTGGGTGGCTGGGTCTTGGATGTCTAGGTGGCGTTCTCACGATTTTGGCATCGGTGTTCCTTCGAACGGTTGGAGACGTAAACTCGAATGATCATCATTCAACAAACAAACATCAACCAGATTTGAAATCACCATTCCCACTGTGGAGCATTACGCTGGTGTACGGCTTAGAAGGACTAGGCTATATCGTGATGGCTACCTTTATTACGGACTTTTTTCACGACGAAAAAACCGTCGCATGGTTGGGTACGGTGAGTTGGGTCTTTGTGGGATTGGCGGGAGCCCCCTCGACGTGGCTTTGGACAAAAGTTGCTCGGGTCTGGGGTGGGGGTAGAGCTACCATGACGGCTTTTATGACACAAGCGGTGGGTATCCTACTTCCCGTAATCCATTCAGGGATTTGGGAAGCCATTATTGGCTCCATCTTATTTGGAGGTACGTTTATGGGTATTACCTCGCTCGCTTTGTCCATCGGCCGAATGTGTTCTCCTGATAGAGCGGGAACCGTCATTGGGATGATGACAACCATGTTTAGCATTGGACAGGTGCTAGGTCCTATTTTGGCCGGGATGATTACTACACAGACGCATACTTTTCGTTTAGCGATGATGTTGTCAGGTTTCACCATCCTCGCAGCGGCTTTACTTCTTTGGTGCACGCGGAAAGAGTAA
- a CDS encoding bifunctional transcriptional activator/DNA repair enzyme AdaA, whose product MDEVLWEAIVHCKPTFDGQYFYGVITTHIFCRPSCRSRTPLPENTRIFRGVNEAKAAGFRPCKRCRPDEYGLGPDEELVQSAKDIMEQRYQDPLTLDKIAGELAISPYHLHRVFKRLTGTTPADYLFNKRLRAAKQALRTELYRTVTDIAIGVGFRSPSHFSTMFQRKTGYSPSDYRKLNLGSPIAEEVER is encoded by the coding sequence GTGGATGAAGTACTTTGGGAAGCGATTGTGCATTGCAAACCAACATTCGACGGACAGTATTTTTACGGTGTGATAACGACACACATCTTCTGTCGTCCATCCTGTCGGTCTCGAACTCCCCTCCCGGAGAATACTCGCATATTTCGCGGTGTGAACGAAGCAAAAGCGGCTGGATTTCGTCCTTGTAAGCGATGCCGACCCGATGAATACGGACTTGGTCCGGACGAAGAACTTGTTCAATCAGCTAAAGACATCATGGAACAACGCTACCAAGACCCACTTACACTGGACAAAATCGCTGGAGAGCTTGCAATCAGCCCTTATCATTTGCACCGGGTATTTAAACGTTTGACGGGGACAACACCAGCCGACTATCTATTCAACAAGCGTCTTCGAGCAGCGAAACAAGCCCTGCGTACCGAACTGTATAGGACGGTCACAGACATCGCCATTGGGGTCGGGTTTCGGAGCCCATCACATTTTTCGACCATGTTCCAGAGGAAAACAGGCTATAGCCCAAGCGACTACCGGAAATTGAATCTGGGATCCCCAATCGCAGAGGAAGTCGAAAGATGA
- the tnpB gene encoding IS66 family insertion sequence element accessory protein TnpB (TnpB, as the term is used for proteins encoded by IS66 family insertion elements, is considered an accessory protein, since TnpC, encoded by a neighboring gene, is a DDE family transposase.), with translation MLNHIGTEQRVYLACGVTDMRKSIDGLAALVQTQFQLDPFSQCVFVFCNRQREKLKILYWQYNGFWLLYRRLERGRFEWPSSSQDKTLVISQRQLNWLLDGLSLNQQKAHPKVAAQKVV, from the coding sequence ATGCTGAACCATATCGGTACAGAACAGCGCGTCTATCTTGCGTGTGGTGTCACGGACATGCGGAAGAGTATCGATGGATTGGCGGCCTTGGTGCAAACGCAATTCCAGTTAGACCCGTTCTCCCAATGTGTCTTCGTTTTTTGCAATCGTCAGCGGGAAAAATTGAAGATTCTGTATTGGCAGTATAACGGATTCTGGTTATTGTATCGCCGGTTGGAACGAGGCCGATTTGAGTGGCCCAGCTCGTCTCAGGACAAGACGCTTGTCATTAGCCAACGCCAGTTGAATTGGTTGCTGGATGGATTGTCTCTCAACCAGCAGAAAGCTCATCCCAAGGTGGCGGCGCAAAAGGTCGTCTGA
- the tnpA gene encoding IS66 family insertion sequence element accessory protein TnpA has protein sequence MTKKELAELRETWRERVAAFRDSGLSGAAWCAEQGIKEHQLWYWVSRFREKSPKPSVSTDFLPVQVHESIANLPLLVRVGSVAIEVHPGYDAQLLRDLVETLTGSC, from the coding sequence ATGACCAAAAAAGAATTGGCAGAATTACGAGAAACGTGGCGTGAACGCGTAGCTGCATTCCGGGATAGCGGTCTGAGTGGCGCGGCGTGGTGCGCTGAGCAAGGCATAAAAGAACATCAATTGTGGTATTGGGTAAGTCGCTTTCGTGAAAAATCCCCGAAACCGTCCGTTTCGACTGACTTTCTACCCGTGCAGGTTCATGAGTCCATTGCCAATCTCCCTCTGCTCGTCCGGGTTGGCTCCGTTGCCATTGAAGTACACCCGGGATACGACGCCCAACTGTTGCGTGACCTGGTTGAGACACTCACGGGCTCATGCTGA
- a CDS encoding NAD(P)H-dependent flavin oxidoreductase — translation MKTRITELLHIEYPIIQGGLAHLAFSGLAAAVSNAGGLGQITATSLSSTSDLELEISKARELTDKPFGVNIAIGQHKSVDALVDVVIEQKISVVTLTGGNPEPIIKRLEGHDIRKLVLVSSVRQAQKAEALGADAVIAVGQEGGGHIGRDDTGTFVLVPRVVDAVRIPVVASGGIADGRGLLAALALGADGIEMGTRFVATEESIASAEYKERLVKGTELDTRVIKRSIGAPGRVINGAFAEEILNREADGITPEDLYGLTMGERNKRAVYAGDFDNGYAWAGQSTGLIYSIPTVQALISDIISTAVQCRDRMIGAFNSD, via the coding sequence GTGAAAACGCGTATTACAGAACTACTACATATCGAATATCCGATTATTCAGGGAGGTCTTGCTCATCTGGCATTCTCAGGCCTGGCGGCCGCTGTATCCAACGCGGGTGGATTGGGCCAGATTACGGCAACTTCCCTCTCCTCGACGTCCGATTTAGAACTGGAGATTTCTAAAGCACGGGAACTCACTGATAAACCGTTTGGAGTCAATATTGCCATTGGTCAACACAAATCTGTGGACGCATTGGTTGACGTCGTTATTGAGCAGAAGATTTCCGTTGTAACGCTGACAGGCGGGAATCCCGAGCCTATCATCAAGCGTCTTGAGGGGCACGATATTCGGAAGCTCGTCTTGGTGAGTTCCGTTCGACAGGCGCAGAAGGCGGAAGCGCTAGGTGCGGACGCCGTGATCGCTGTGGGCCAAGAGGGCGGCGGTCACATTGGACGGGACGACACGGGGACATTTGTACTTGTTCCGCGTGTTGTCGACGCCGTGCGGATTCCGGTCGTGGCCAGTGGTGGCATTGCGGACGGGCGGGGCTTGTTAGCAGCACTCGCATTAGGGGCAGACGGAATTGAAATGGGTACGCGGTTCGTCGCTACGGAAGAATCCATCGCGAGTGCTGAATACAAGGAACGGTTGGTCAAGGGAACGGAACTGGACACACGCGTGATCAAGCGGTCCATCGGTGCACCGGGACGAGTCATCAATGGCGCCTTCGCGGAAGAAATCCTCAATCGTGAGGCGGATGGTATTACACCTGAAGATCTATACGGTCTAACGATGGGCGAACGTAATAAAAGAGCCGTGTATGCAGGTGATTTTGACAACGGCTATGCGTGGGCGGGCCAGTCGACCGGACTCATTTATTCGATCCCGACCGTCCAAGCACTCATCTCCGATATCATTTCGACTGCGGTTCAATGTCGTGATCGAATGATCGGGGCGTTTAACTCTGACTGA
- a CDS encoding GerAB/ArcD/ProY family transporter gives MNSIQRISPWQLMMLLLPIVVATEILPVTDLTAKFAHERAWMSMMPATVTGFWCVLVLTELARRHPGRSIVQYSMDILGKWPGRFIGVVLLCQTLIYTSKVGSETMTFVSMFALPRTPRSVILLLFLTACGIATWAGIEIIARCAETFIPILIGFFVFVFVLLLPNMHPSFIRPVVGPYWVQTVFQAAIVPSAWYGEFVVLGFLLPLVKDTKNIRKSLLWLLLGIACFVALIALQSTMVAGPPTEKLTYSYYITARYISLGDFFERIDPLIVSIWMYGMIIKEALCLFVTAICLVHLTGLSDHRLVTIPVTLLSLLCALWFFPNIAELRSFLTYTFPFEGFIVQNLIPTFILGVDSLRRAIGRPAHA, from the coding sequence ATGAACTCGATCCAGCGGATTTCCCCGTGGCAGTTAATGATGTTGTTGCTCCCTATCGTGGTGGCGACAGAAATCCTACCTGTTACGGACTTGACCGCCAAGTTTGCGCATGAACGTGCGTGGATGTCCATGATGCCGGCAACCGTTACAGGATTTTGGTGTGTTTTGGTCTTAACCGAACTGGCGCGCAGGCATCCGGGGAGAAGTATTGTGCAGTACAGTATGGATATCCTCGGAAAGTGGCCAGGGAGGTTCATTGGTGTCGTCCTTTTGTGTCAGACACTCATTTATACCTCCAAAGTGGGCTCCGAGACAATGACCTTCGTCTCGATGTTTGCTCTTCCGCGAACGCCGAGGAGTGTAATCTTGCTGCTATTTTTGACGGCTTGCGGGATCGCTACGTGGGCTGGAATCGAAATTATCGCACGCTGTGCAGAAACATTCATACCGATTCTCATCGGTTTTTTTGTATTCGTTTTTGTGCTCTTACTGCCGAACATGCACCCGTCCTTTATTCGACCAGTGGTTGGACCTTATTGGGTACAGACGGTTTTTCAAGCGGCCATTGTACCTTCTGCCTGGTACGGGGAGTTTGTGGTGCTGGGATTCTTGTTGCCGCTCGTGAAAGATACGAAGAACATCCGAAAATCCTTGCTGTGGTTACTCCTTGGTATTGCCTGTTTCGTCGCGCTGATTGCGTTACAGAGTACCATGGTTGCCGGGCCACCGACCGAAAAACTTACATACTCGTATTACATTACGGCCCGATACATTAGTTTGGGGGACTTTTTTGAGCGGATCGATCCGCTGATTGTCTCAATCTGGATGTACGGTATGATCATCAAAGAAGCACTATGTCTATTTGTGACTGCTATCTGTCTCGTTCACCTGACTGGTTTATCGGATCATCGTCTGGTTACCATTCCGGTGACTTTGCTTTCTCTGCTCTGTGCTTTGTGGTTCTTTCCCAACATTGCTGAGTTGCGAAGCTTCCTGACCTATACATTTCCGTTTGAAGGATTCATCGTTCAGAATCTCATCCCCACGTTCATTCTAGGGGTGGACAGTCTGCGGCGTGCGATAGGAAGACCCGCTCATGCGTAA
- a CDS encoding Ger(x)C family spore germination protein, with translation MRKLMLIVSVLIATFPLSGCWDRKEVSELALVMAKADDNLVRVSVQVAIPSKVGGSQSGSGKGEGGKSFFVVSATGRTVSEADAHIQQKLPRQLYLPHLRIILVGDSLARSGMDQILDHFGRNPPNRLRSTFLIAKDSDAMPLLQTIYPLESLSGEAIRKLERQLTGSNTTLMDFLIQASSEGTDQFSSAISLKPQPSAGGSPNSEQNTPDFAFTDRAIFRDLKLVGYVSGEETVALQWLNERLRRTTLTMNVPGTKGTISVDVTQPRRRAGTFVQGKNVVVRYDLDGAGMVTENTTGLDADNPHVMSMFQSAFNLYLEQTAQQCLTTVTKKMDADATGIGRMVYHQHPYDWERIKGDWRNELPNVRCVVHSQVKLIESGKSGPPLYGKQHRGIQESGVTSNSQLEGGAK, from the coding sequence ATGCGTAAGCTCATGCTCATCGTGTCTGTCCTCATTGCGACTTTTCCTTTATCGGGCTGTTGGGATCGGAAAGAAGTCAGCGAATTGGCGCTGGTGATGGCCAAGGCAGACGACAACCTCGTGAGAGTGAGCGTGCAAGTTGCGATCCCGTCGAAAGTGGGCGGATCGCAATCAGGGAGTGGCAAGGGAGAGGGTGGGAAAAGCTTCTTCGTCGTAAGTGCGACGGGACGAACGGTCAGTGAGGCGGATGCACATATACAACAGAAGTTGCCACGCCAATTATACCTTCCTCACCTGCGGATAATATTGGTGGGAGACAGCTTAGCGCGCAGCGGGATGGACCAAATCCTCGACCACTTTGGACGGAATCCCCCAAACCGCTTGCGGAGTACATTTCTCATTGCCAAAGACAGTGATGCCATGCCGCTTCTGCAAACTATATACCCATTGGAAAGTCTGTCAGGTGAGGCCATTCGAAAATTGGAGCGGCAGTTGACGGGATCGAACACGACATTAATGGATTTTTTGATTCAGGCATCAAGCGAAGGGACTGACCAATTTTCAAGTGCGATTTCGTTGAAACCACAACCGAGCGCAGGTGGATCGCCAAATTCAGAACAAAACACTCCAGATTTCGCATTTACGGATAGAGCGATATTTCGCGACCTAAAGCTTGTTGGTTATGTGAGTGGTGAGGAAACCGTCGCACTGCAGTGGTTAAATGAACGTCTCCGGCGTACGACGCTGACGATGAATGTGCCAGGTACAAAGGGCACCATCAGCGTAGATGTAACACAGCCGCGAAGACGTGCTGGGACGTTTGTGCAGGGGAAAAACGTCGTCGTCAGATACGATCTCGATGGAGCCGGGATGGTTACCGAAAATACGACCGGTTTGGATGCGGACAACCCTCATGTAATGAGCATGTTCCAGTCGGCATTCAACCTTTATCTTGAGCAGACGGCCCAGCAGTGCCTCACAACGGTGACTAAGAAGATGGATGCAGATGCGACAGGGATCGGTCGCATGGTCTACCATCAACATCCATACGATTGGGAACGTATCAAGGGAGATTGGCGTAACGAACTGCCAAACGTACGATGTGTCGTACATTCCCAAGTCAAATTGATTGAGAGCGGCAAATCCGGTCCTCCGTTATATGGTAAGCAACACCGCGGCATTCAGGAAAGTGGTGTCACCTCCAACAGTCAGCTGGAAGGTGGTGCGAAATGA
- a CDS encoding GNAT family N-acetyltransferase, which yields MKIRSLRANECLPMSLLLLADPSSEVIESYVHRGRCFIAELNNRVAGVSVLIDTRPQTIELVNLAVTPEEQGKGIGKQLVLHAIELARSDHYKTIEVGTANTSIGQLAMYQKCGFRIVGVDRDVTVAVPVGQERDSI from the coding sequence TTGAAGATCCGGTCGCTGCGTGCGAACGAATGTTTACCTATGTCGTTGCTTTTACTTGCTGATCCATCGTCAGAGGTCATCGAGAGTTACGTTCATCGTGGGCGTTGTTTCATTGCTGAGTTGAATAACAGAGTCGCAGGTGTGTCTGTGTTGATTGATACTCGTCCGCAAACGATTGAACTCGTGAATCTAGCAGTCACACCGGAAGAGCAGGGTAAGGGAATTGGAAAACAGTTGGTTCTCCACGCTATCGAACTCGCTCGATCCGACCATTACAAGACGATAGAAGTGGGTACAGCAAACACAAGCATTGGGCAATTGGCGATGTATCAAAAATGTGGCTTCCGTATTGTCGGCGTGGACAGGGACGTTACAGTTGCGGTTCCTGTGGGACAAGAACGGGATTCTATCTGA
- a CDS encoding YkgJ family cysteine cluster protein → MNNLPCQGCKGLCCGPVPVTEKELKKIKKKVRSMPPRIRSNLQNQPRHFGTCIFYDLDQDRCGIHSVRPEVCRAFGYHKNLVCFRNPAAATEGTWMAEDMHVGLLTVDITWKDFS, encoded by the coding sequence ATGAATAACTTACCTTGTCAGGGTTGCAAGGGCCTGTGCTGTGGCCCTGTTCCTGTTACCGAAAAGGAATTGAAGAAAATCAAAAAGAAGGTTCGATCGATGCCGCCGAGAATTCGGTCGAACTTGCAAAATCAACCTCGCCATTTTGGAACGTGCATTTTCTACGATCTAGATCAAGATAGATGCGGCATTCACTCTGTGAGACCGGAAGTGTGTCGAGCCTTTGGCTATCACAAAAACTTGGTTTGTTTTCGCAATCCCGCGGCGGCTACGGAAGGTACGTGGATGGCTGAAGACATGCACGTAGGATTGTTGACTGTGGATATCACGTGGAAAGATTTCAGTTAG
- a CDS encoding DUF488 domain-containing protein gives MEIRLKRAYDAPSEGDGQRVLVDRLWPRGLSKDVARIDVWMKDIAPSHELRKWFHHDPSQWEEFVVRYRAELAASPQAGACIQQLRDAASAGTVTLVFSAKAKDRNNATALRDVLLEGD, from the coding sequence ATGGAAATTCGATTGAAACGCGCATATGATGCTCCCTCTGAGGGGGACGGACAGAGAGTTTTGGTGGACAGGCTCTGGCCTCGTGGCCTGTCGAAAGACGTGGCTCGAATCGATGTGTGGATGAAGGACATCGCGCCCAGCCACGAACTTCGGAAGTGGTTCCACCACGACCCATCGCAGTGGGAAGAGTTTGTCGTCCGATACCGGGCGGAGCTAGCCGCCAGCCCCCAAGCTGGGGCGTGCATCCAACAGTTGCGTGACGCCGCTTCAGCGGGTACCGTGACCCTGGTGTTCAGCGCAAAAGCGAAGGATCGGAACAATGCAACCGCCCTCCGCGATGTGCTGCTGGAGGGCGATTAG
- a CDS encoding DUF5684 domain-containing protein, translating into MHAVSIILGIVGYILTGIAFFRLAKLAGRHDIAWFAWVPILSAILQLRLIRKSGWWVLMYLVPIANIVFVIIWQVKLLNAYGKHGAWVLFGIFINIVYYIMWIVWAYSEKTEYKLA; encoded by the coding sequence GTGCACGCGGTCAGTATTATTCTTGGCATTGTTGGTTATATTTTAACGGGTATCGCATTCTTTCGATTGGCCAAATTGGCAGGGCGCCACGACATTGCATGGTTCGCATGGGTGCCAATTTTGTCGGCTATCCTACAACTCCGCTTAATACGGAAGAGTGGATGGTGGGTTTTGATGTATCTCGTGCCGATTGCAAACATAGTGTTTGTGATCATATGGCAGGTAAAGTTACTCAACGCTTACGGCAAGCACGGTGCCTGGGTATTGTTCGGTATCTTTATCAATATCGTGTACTACATCATGTGGATTGTTTGGGCTTATTCAGAAAAAACGGAGTACAAATTGGCATAG
- a CDS encoding L-dopachrome tautomerase-related protein, translating to MIYHWNHLDWDFQDPKMKRQFEANQYWKKAMPAGVKVDQQGNYYVSVPRWAQGIPATMNRIVVKNGKPLLEAFPSWDWNKPGDVKVLQSVLGYEIDEQNKMWLLDQGKIAYASSPEGSQKLVVWDLNVNKLVDSIQIPNDIAPYRTSFLNDLVVDNKNGFVYITDSGNGWPNHPLVGGIIVYNMKTKTFRRVLDRHFSTQDFPGFVFDIDEKRVYRDRPIKIGADGIALSADRTKLYYCPVSGRNLYAIDARLLRDFNTPLEQISGAVRAIGSKGTTTDGMHADNKGNVFYTMLEGKGVGVYSPARNKFHPFVSDDRMLWVDGVAFDQKGSIIFNNNRLHEMFSRPSEINWDYPYNLIIWKAYVGQDVKSYLYAK from the coding sequence ATGATCTACCACTGGAACCATTTGGATTGGGACTTTCAAGACCCTAAGATGAAGCGGCAATTCGAGGCCAACCAATATTGGAAAAAGGCCATGCCTGCTGGTGTGAAAGTTGATCAACAGGGTAACTACTACGTGTCTGTCCCTCGTTGGGCTCAAGGCATTCCTGCTACGATGAATCGGATTGTTGTGAAAAACGGAAAACCGTTGCTGGAGGCGTTCCCCAGCTGGGACTGGAACAAGCCTGGAGATGTGAAAGTTCTGCAATCCGTTCTAGGGTATGAAATCGATGAACAGAACAAAATGTGGTTGTTGGATCAGGGAAAGATCGCCTATGCATCGTCGCCCGAGGGTTCGCAGAAGTTGGTCGTTTGGGACTTAAATGTGAACAAACTTGTGGATTCGATTCAAATCCCGAATGATATCGCACCGTACCGCACGTCATTTTTGAACGACTTGGTCGTAGACAACAAGAACGGCTTCGTCTACATCACCGACTCCGGGAATGGGTGGCCGAACCATCCCCTCGTTGGTGGAATCATTGTTTACAACATGAAGACGAAAACATTTAGGCGTGTTCTTGACAGACATTTCAGTACTCAGGATTTTCCTGGTTTTGTCTTTGATATTGACGAAAAGCGTGTATATAGGGACAGGCCAATCAAAATTGGTGCTGACGGTATCGCATTGTCGGCGGATCGAACGAAACTTTACTATTGTCCGGTTTCTGGACGTAATTTGTACGCCATTGATGCCAGGTTACTACGAGACTTCAATACCCCGTTGGAGCAAATCAGTGGGGCTGTTCGAGCGATTGGCAGCAAAGGGACAACAACGGATGGCATGCATGCGGACAACAAAGGCAATGTCTTTTACACCATGCTGGAAGGAAAAGGCGTTGGTGTCTACAGTCCCGCGCGAAACAAATTCCACCCATTTGTTTCAGACGACAGAATGTTGTGGGTGGACGGCGTGGCGTTTGACCAAAAGGGCTCAATCATTTTTAACAATAACCGCCTCCACGAAATGTTTAGCCGCCCGAGCGAGATCAATTGGGACTACCCGTATAACCTAATCATTTGGAAGGCATATGTCGGGCAGGATGTGAAGTCGTATCTTTACGCTAAGTAA
- a CDS encoding DUF1003 domain-containing protein, translating to MGKRNYYVRPQQSGPDTATFEGFDIPINETDAKRIDRLVDTYESSIMMHLDEEYIRRTKWTDRLADRIASFGGSWSFITIFATILGVWIVWNTLSVTGKLHFDKPPFILLNLCLSFIAAFQAPIIMMSQNRQAIRDKHESVIDFAINYKAEQEIDDMQSHLHRIEGKLFEIEELIASLHKQSSANRDGQ from the coding sequence ATGGGAAAACGGAATTACTACGTTAGACCACAACAGAGCGGGCCAGACACGGCGACGTTTGAAGGCTTTGACATTCCCATTAATGAGACGGATGCGAAGCGAATTGACCGGCTGGTGGATACGTATGAAAGCAGCATCATGATGCATCTAGATGAGGAGTACATTCGTCGTACCAAGTGGACGGATCGTTTGGCGGATCGGATCGCCTCGTTTGGTGGTAGTTGGTCATTTATTACCATATTTGCGACTATACTGGGTGTGTGGATTGTCTGGAACACGTTGTCAGTCACCGGAAAGTTGCACTTTGATAAGCCTCCCTTCATTCTATTAAACCTATGTTTGTCGTTTATCGCGGCTTTCCAAGCACCCATCATTATGATGAGTCAAAATAGGCAAGCTATCCGAGATAAGCATGAATCGGTTATCGACTTTGCCATTAACTATAAGGCCGAGCAAGAAATTGATGATATGCAAAGTCACCTCCACCGGATCGAAGGAAAACTGTTCGAAATCGAGGAATTGATAGCGTCTCTGCATAAACAGTCGTCCGCAAATCGGGATGGGCAATAA
- a CDS encoding LLM class flavin-dependent oxidoreductase — protein MTNSNKQLSDIPFSVLDLSPIIVGGTPADSLRNTLDLAQHVEAWGYNRYWLAEHHNMPFIASSATSVVIGHVAAGTSKIRVGSGGIMLPNHAPLVIAEQFGTLESLFPGRIDLGLGRAPGTDMRTARALRRDLHSNGDDFPEQLAELRAYFNPSLAPGRGYVRAIPGENLNIPIWLLGSSGFSAQLAGHLGLPFAFASHFSPNYTLPALELYRSSFQPSEVLEEPYAMLGVNVILGESDEEGIRLSTTLQQQFLNLVRNVEAPLQPPVDNFEDKLNEYERQALQQQLGATIAGGPETVKTKLQKFVDDTQADEIMVISQIFDHQARLRSYEMLAEITDRNPNNL, from the coding sequence GTGACTAACAGTAACAAACAATTGAGTGATATACCTTTTTCAGTGCTCGATCTCTCCCCGATTATCGTCGGTGGCACACCGGCCGATTCGCTTCGCAATACACTGGACTTAGCCCAACATGTCGAAGCATGGGGCTATAACCGGTATTGGCTGGCAGAGCACCACAATATGCCGTTCATCGCCAGTTCCGCCACGTCTGTCGTCATTGGTCACGTGGCAGCCGGTACATCAAAAATCAGAGTCGGATCGGGTGGAATTATGCTGCCGAACCATGCTCCTTTGGTGATTGCCGAGCAGTTCGGAACGCTCGAATCCCTGTTCCCCGGTCGAATCGATCTCGGCCTTGGCCGCGCCCCTGGCACAGACATGCGTACTGCCCGTGCTCTTCGCCGCGATCTTCACAGTAACGGCGATGACTTCCCAGAGCAATTGGCTGAGCTTCGCGCCTATTTCAATCCGTCACTGGCGCCCGGAAGAGGTTACGTACGGGCGATACCGGGAGAGAATCTGAACATTCCCATCTGGCTGCTCGGCTCGAGCGGTTTTAGTGCGCAGTTAGCCGGTCATTTGGGCTTGCCATTCGCGTTTGCCAGCCATTTCTCCCCGAACTACACGCTTCCTGCGCTCGAGTTGTATCGGAGTTCTTTCCAGCCGTCAGAGGTACTGGAAGAGCCGTATGCAATGTTGGGTGTAAACGTCATTCTTGGAGAATCAGATGAGGAAGGCATTCGTCTATCAACGACACTACAGCAGCAGTTCCTCAACTTGGTGCGGAACGTTGAAGCGCCCCTTCAACCGCCAGTGGACAATTTCGAGGACAAGCTAAACGAATACGAGCGACAAGCTTTACAGCAACAATTAGGGGCAACCATCGCTGGCGGACCGGAGACTGTGAAAACCAAACTGCAGAAATTTGTAGATGATACCCAAGCTGATGAAATCATGGTCATCTCACAGATATTCGACCACCAGGCACGCCTTCGTTCGTATGAAATGCTGGCTGAAATCACGGATCGGAACCCGAATAACTTGTAA